The following proteins are co-located in the Synechococcus sp. PROS-U-1 genome:
- a CDS encoding GTP-binding protein, with the protein MSGMEATPPHTVGRCQLLLEHWRSQLQLSAREQGLLGGELQLLDRQLHRLQQRRLRIALFGRVGVGKSSLINALIQRPLLETDVAHGSTRRQQAVAWPVEIAGLTKVELVDTPGIDEINAAGRARLASRVAMGADLVLLVVDSDLTRGDLEALTTLLATGKPLQVVLNRSDRWPEQERTALLRSIRARLPVNLPITAAAAAPRSPQIQADGRVRSTITTPQVQNLREQLCQQLENEGSLLLAIQSLRQADRFQGACQQLRLQQHRRTAQSLIGRYAAAKATGVAVNPVLALDMAGGMACDTALVLQLSRLYNLPMTPAAARLLLTRLSSHNALLGGVQLGLAALKQALLLLMPVSGGGSLAPAAPVALAQAALAVHASRRTGRLVAQQLLRHRGGQPGALLRRLADRDPVVHHWLLRWPKALEQDPQPLLP; encoded by the coding sequence ATGAGCGGGATGGAAGCCACCCCGCCCCACACCGTTGGACGCTGCCAGCTGCTGCTCGAGCACTGGCGCAGCCAGCTGCAGCTGAGCGCCCGGGAACAGGGACTGCTCGGGGGTGAATTACAGCTTCTGGATCGTCAGCTGCATCGACTCCAGCAACGGCGCCTGCGCATCGCCCTGTTTGGTCGCGTGGGAGTCGGCAAGTCCAGCCTGATCAATGCCTTGATCCAACGCCCGCTGCTGGAGACGGATGTCGCCCACGGCAGCACCCGGCGTCAACAGGCGGTGGCCTGGCCGGTTGAGATTGCAGGGCTCACAAAGGTGGAGCTGGTGGACACACCCGGCATTGATGAAATCAATGCCGCCGGACGGGCTCGTTTGGCCTCCCGCGTGGCCATGGGAGCCGACCTGGTTCTGCTGGTGGTAGACAGCGACCTGACCCGGGGCGACCTGGAAGCCTTGACCACACTTCTGGCCACCGGAAAGCCCCTGCAGGTGGTGCTGAACCGCAGCGACCGCTGGCCGGAACAAGAGCGCACTGCGCTGCTCCGCAGCATCCGTGCCCGCCTGCCGGTGAATCTCCCGATCACCGCTGCGGCGGCTGCACCTCGCAGCCCTCAGATCCAAGCCGATGGCCGGGTTCGCAGCACGATCACGACACCACAAGTGCAGAACCTGCGAGAGCAGCTCTGCCAGCAGCTGGAGAACGAAGGCAGCCTGTTGCTGGCCATTCAGTCGCTGCGGCAGGCCGACCGCTTCCAGGGAGCCTGCCAACAGCTCCGGCTGCAACAGCACCGCCGCACGGCCCAGAGCCTGATCGGCCGCTACGCGGCCGCCAAAGCCACCGGTGTGGCCGTCAACCCTGTACTGGCTCTGGATATGGCGGGAGGCATGGCCTGCGACACCGCCCTAGTGCTGCAGCTCAGCCGCCTTTACAACCTGCCGATGACGCCAGCGGCCGCACGACTGCTGCTCACCCGACTCTCCAGCCATAACGCCCTCCTGGGCGGTGTTCAGCTCGGCCTAGCGGCTCTCAAGCAGGCACTCCTGCTCCTGATGCCCGTCAGCGGGGGCGGGAGTCTGGCCCCGGCCGCCCCCGTGGCCCTCGCCCAAGCGGCCCTTGCGGTTCATGCCAGCCGCCGAACAGGACGGCTGGTGGCGCAGCAATTGCTGCGGCACCGCGGCGGTCAACCCGGGGCCCTGCTGCGACGCCTAGCCGACCGGGATCCCGTGGTGCATCACTGGCTGTTGCGCTGGCCGAAAGCCCTGGAGCAGGATCCCCAACCGCTGCTGCCCTGA
- a CDS encoding 2Fe-2S iron-sulfur cluster-binding protein, with amino-acid sequence MSDVATYTVRAEFEGESHVFSCRADQTVLNAAEAAGVMLPSSCCSGVCTTCAAVVSEGSVEQPDAMGVKGELQQQGYSLLCVAFPRADLTLKAGQEDALYEAQFGQYQK; translated from the coding sequence ATGTCCGACGTGGCCACTTACACCGTCCGCGCCGAGTTCGAAGGCGAGAGTCATGTCTTCTCTTGCCGCGCTGACCAAACGGTGCTCAATGCAGCGGAAGCAGCTGGCGTCATGCTCCCCAGCTCCTGCTGCTCCGGCGTCTGCACCACCTGTGCTGCGGTGGTCAGTGAAGGCAGCGTTGAACAGCCCGATGCCATGGGCGTGAAAGGGGAGCTGCAGCAGCAGGGCTACAGCCTGTTGTGTGTGGCCTTCCCGCGCGCTGATCTCACCCTGAAGGCGGGTCAGGAAGATGCCCTCTATGAAGCCCAGTTCGGCCAATATCAGAAGTGA
- a CDS encoding YchJ family protein has product MPGGFGGTLDQSPCPCGGGVYRSCCEPLHRGDQRAETAEQLMRSRYSAFARREVDYLLATHPEPNVPEQQRRRALERSCRQTHWLGLTVLAVSAGGPGDLEGTVQFEAGYRGGVLKETSLFRRRDGEVDGPWLYVGALKLQG; this is encoded by the coding sequence ATGCCTGGCGGTTTCGGGGGAACTCTTGATCAGAGCCCATGCCCCTGTGGGGGTGGGGTCTATCGCAGCTGCTGTGAGCCATTGCATCGCGGTGATCAGCGTGCTGAAACGGCTGAACAGTTGATGCGCTCGCGCTATTCAGCCTTTGCCCGCAGGGAGGTGGATTACCTGCTGGCCACCCATCCCGAGCCGAATGTTCCAGAGCAGCAGCGGCGTCGGGCCCTCGAGCGGAGTTGCCGTCAGACCCATTGGCTCGGCTTGACCGTGCTTGCGGTCAGCGCAGGTGGACCAGGGGATCTGGAGGGAACGGTGCAGTTCGAGGCCGGCTACCGCGGTGGGGTGCTCAAGGAAACATCTCTGTTTCGACGTCGAGATGGTGAGGTCGATGGCCCATGGCTCTATGTGGGCGCGCTCAAGCTGCAGGGTTAA
- a CDS encoding nicotinate-nucleotide adenylyltransferase, whose protein sequence is MTAAAIALLGTSADPPTRGHQVLLEGLLNRYGQVATWASDNPLKQHDAPLTLRAMLLGQLVEQLQDERLELAQHLSSPYTLITLQRAAQHWPDRELVFVVGSDLAGQIPRWKQSDDWLPQCRLAIAPRKGWPIENANLQALRDLGGRVELLDLKVPATASSQLRRQPNVAEIPESVWPLLLQHNLYGLSGSLC, encoded by the coding sequence ATGACTGCTGCTGCCATCGCCTTGCTGGGCACCAGTGCCGATCCACCCACCCGGGGCCATCAGGTGCTGCTGGAGGGGCTGCTGAACCGCTACGGGCAGGTGGCGACCTGGGCCAGCGATAACCCCCTGAAACAGCACGATGCTCCCCTCACCTTGCGAGCGATGCTGCTCGGCCAGCTGGTGGAGCAACTGCAGGACGAACGGCTGGAGCTGGCCCAGCATCTGAGCAGCCCATACACCTTGATCACCTTGCAGCGGGCCGCCCAGCATTGGCCCGATCGGGAGCTGGTGTTTGTGGTGGGCAGCGATCTTGCCGGCCAGATTCCCCGTTGGAAACAGAGCGATGACTGGCTGCCGCAGTGCCGCTTGGCGATCGCCCCACGCAAGGGCTGGCCGATCGAAAACGCCAATCTGCAGGCGCTGCGGGATCTCGGCGGACGGGTGGAGCTGCTGGATCTAAAGGTTCCCGCCACCGCCAGTTCACAACTGCGCCGTCAACCCAACGTGGCTGAAATCCCGGAATCAGTCTGGCCGCTGTTGCTCCAGCACAATCTCTATGGCCTCTCGGGAAGCCTCTGCTGA
- the ald gene encoding alanine dehydrogenase produces MAPSVLSAPMASIGVPKEIKLDEQRVALTPDAVRELVSQGLEVRIETGAGAGAGIGDEAFAAAGAQMVSREEAWGAHLVVKVKEPQAEEFAYLRQDMVLFTYLHLAAYPSVGEALLEAGTTAIAYETVQLENGSLPLLAPMSEIAGRLAAQVGAHLLEKPHGGRGVLMGGCTGVQPARVVVLGAGTVGWNAARTAAAMDAEVLLLDRSPQRLRSLEADRRGRLMSVVSSRGLLERLVPTADLVIGAVLTPGGRAPTLVDEGMVQQMRPGSVIVDVAIDQGGCIATSQETTHRDPTVTIHGVQHYAVGNMPGAVPFTSTEALVSVTLPYILGIAGRGLEEAVTERPELLSGLNTVQGSVCHPGVAKALGVPPRHPMACLR; encoded by the coding sequence ATGGCACCCTCCGTCCTCTCGGCCCCGATGGCCAGCATCGGTGTGCCGAAGGAGATCAAGCTCGATGAGCAGCGCGTGGCGCTGACCCCCGATGCCGTGAGGGAGCTGGTGAGCCAGGGCTTGGAGGTGCGCATCGAAACCGGAGCCGGGGCTGGAGCGGGAATCGGGGATGAAGCCTTCGCCGCCGCAGGTGCACAGATGGTGAGCCGCGAGGAGGCCTGGGGCGCCCATTTGGTGGTGAAGGTGAAGGAACCACAGGCGGAGGAATTTGCCTACCTGCGGCAGGACATGGTTCTGTTCACTTACCTGCACCTGGCGGCATACCCAAGCGTCGGGGAAGCTCTGCTGGAAGCGGGCACCACCGCCATCGCCTACGAAACCGTTCAGCTGGAGAACGGCAGCCTGCCGTTGCTGGCACCGATGAGCGAAATCGCGGGGCGCTTGGCCGCCCAGGTGGGCGCCCACCTGCTGGAAAAACCTCACGGTGGGAGGGGCGTTCTAATGGGGGGCTGCACCGGTGTGCAACCGGCACGGGTGGTGGTGCTTGGCGCCGGCACCGTGGGCTGGAACGCCGCACGCACGGCCGCTGCCATGGATGCGGAAGTGCTGCTGCTCGATCGCTCGCCCCAACGGCTGCGCAGCCTGGAGGCGGATCGGCGCGGCCGGTTGATGAGTGTGGTGAGCAGCCGCGGCCTGCTGGAGCGCTTGGTGCCGACGGCCGATCTGGTGATCGGGGCAGTGCTCACCCCCGGCGGTCGGGCCCCCACCCTGGTGGATGAGGGAATGGTGCAGCAGATGCGCCCGGGGTCCGTGATCGTCGATGTGGCGATCGACCAGGGGGGCTGCATCGCCACCAGCCAGGAAACCACCCATCGCGATCCCACCGTCACCATTCACGGTGTGCAGCACTACGCCGTGGGCAACATGCCCGGTGCCGTGCCCTTCACCTCAACCGAAGCCCTGGTGAGCGTGACCCTCCCTTACATCCTGGGCATCGCAGGCCGGGGCCTGGAAGAAGCCGTGACAGAACGGCCGGAACTGCTCTCTGGGCTGAACACCGTGCAGGGATCGGTGTGCCACCCCGGCGTGGCCAAAGCCCTTGGGGTGCCACCACGGCATCCGATGGCTTGCCTGCGTTAA
- a CDS encoding NAD+ synthase, translating to MRIALAQLNPVVGDFNGNAARILDAVRKAEQQNAELVLTPELSLWGYPPRDQLLEPSRIQQQESVLQWLVNQLSSSVTLLVGAALPVADARSPRLLNGVVLVNRLGWRPIAHKQLLPTYDVFDERRYFRPGDGPCLLTLPGGERLGLTICEDLWVDDGLQRERLAGPDPIDQLIPEQPDLLINLAASPFDAAKPALRQQLATAAAQRLNCPLIYLNQVGGNDELVFDGASFVVGADGAVQLELPVCEEHLALWDSDHPAPIKVQPMSALERLFRALVLGVRDYAQKCGFKRALLGLSGGIDSALVAVIATAALGNEAVSALLMPSPWSSAGSIDDALALAQRLGLQTNTVPIAGLMEGYDQALRAPLGEDPQGVTAENLQSRIRGTLLMAVANQQGQLLLTTGNKSELAVGYCTLYGDMNGGLAVIGDLYKTSVFALCDWLDSDAARGCRKALGLPTHGELVGEAIRRKPPSAELRPNQKDSDSLPDYDALDALLKAIIQERHSCATLVAAGHDPGLVERVERLLKRAEFKRRQAAPLLKVSPQAFGSGWRLPIAAA from the coding sequence ATGCGCATCGCCCTGGCCCAACTCAACCCCGTTGTCGGGGACTTCAACGGGAATGCTGCACGGATCCTTGATGCCGTGCGGAAGGCGGAACAACAGAACGCAGAACTGGTGCTCACACCGGAACTCTCCCTCTGGGGCTATCCCCCCCGGGACCAGTTGCTCGAGCCCAGCCGCATCCAGCAGCAGGAGTCGGTCCTGCAGTGGCTGGTGAACCAACTCAGCAGCAGCGTCACGCTTTTGGTGGGTGCAGCACTACCAGTCGCAGATGCCCGCAGCCCGCGGCTGCTGAACGGTGTGGTGCTCGTCAATCGCCTGGGCTGGCGGCCGATTGCCCACAAACAACTACTTCCCACTTACGACGTCTTTGATGAGCGTCGCTACTTCCGTCCTGGCGACGGACCCTGTCTCTTAACCCTGCCGGGCGGTGAGCGGCTGGGGCTCACCATCTGCGAAGACCTCTGGGTGGATGACGGCTTGCAGCGCGAGCGCCTGGCCGGACCGGACCCCATTGATCAATTGATCCCCGAACAGCCAGATCTGCTGATCAATCTGGCGGCCTCCCCCTTCGATGCCGCCAAGCCCGCCCTGCGCCAACAGTTAGCGACGGCGGCGGCGCAGCGACTCAACTGCCCACTCATCTATCTCAATCAAGTGGGGGGCAACGACGAGCTGGTCTTCGACGGGGCCAGTTTTGTGGTGGGGGCCGATGGCGCTGTGCAGCTCGAGCTTCCCGTCTGTGAGGAGCATCTCGCGCTTTGGGACAGCGATCATCCCGCCCCGATCAAGGTCCAGCCAATGAGTGCCCTGGAGCGGCTGTTCCGAGCTCTTGTGCTCGGCGTGCGCGACTATGCCCAAAAATGCGGTTTCAAACGCGCATTGCTCGGGTTAAGCGGCGGGATCGACTCAGCGCTGGTGGCAGTGATCGCCACAGCGGCCCTGGGGAACGAAGCGGTGTCGGCACTGCTGATGCCCTCCCCATGGAGTTCCGCCGGATCCATCGACGATGCCTTGGCCTTGGCCCAACGGTTGGGCCTGCAGACCAACACGGTGCCCATCGCCGGCCTGATGGAGGGCTACGACCAAGCCCTGAGGGCGCCGCTGGGGGAGGACCCCCAGGGGGTGACAGCGGAAAATCTGCAATCCCGGATTCGCGGCACCCTGCTGATGGCCGTGGCCAATCAACAGGGCCAATTGCTGCTCACCACCGGCAATAAATCAGAGCTAGCCGTTGGCTATTGCACCCTCTACGGCGACATGAACGGCGGGCTAGCGGTGATTGGCGATCTCTACAAAACCAGCGTATTTGCTCTGTGCGACTGGCTCGACAGCGACGCAGCCCGGGGCTGCCGTAAGGCACTGGGGCTACCGACGCACGGGGAGCTGGTGGGGGAAGCGATTCGACGCAAACCCCCCAGCGCCGAGCTACGGCCCAACCAAAAAGACAGCGACTCTTTGCCCGATTACGACGCCCTGGATGCACTGCTCAAGGCCATAATCCAGGAGCGCCACTCCTGCGCAACCCTGGTGGCCGCCGGCCACGATCCAGGCCTGGTGGAGCGGGTTGAACGGCTGCTGAAACGGGCCGAATTCAAGCGGCGGCAAGCGGCACCGTTGCTCAAGGTGAGCCCCCAGGCCTTCGGCAGCGGCTGGCGGTTGCCGATTGCCGCGGCCTAA
- a CDS encoding DUF3326 domain-containing protein, which translates to MISPPMPTLMLVPTGIGCDIGGYAGDALPSARLLAAASGCLITHPNVMNGASLYWSDSRVHYVEGYGIDRFAVGEWVLRPVRRQRIGLLLDAGIEAELAQRQIQVAEGCRASLGLDIGPVISTDTPLEVTLERGASGASWGRLGCPDALLRAGERLKQAGATAIAVVARFPEDPESEELAAYRQGSGVDALAGAEAVISHLLVKQLQIPCAHAPALDPLPLDPQLDPRAAGEELGYTFLACVLVGLSRAPDLVIGDRQPGDLDAAQLGAVVVPDGALGGEAVLACLARNVPLITVENPSVLSVTAERLGLGGSVLQARSYAEAAGLLTALREGLNPASLGRPLPALQRLD; encoded by the coding sequence ATGATCTCGCCGCCGATGCCAACGCTGATGCTGGTGCCCACGGGCATCGGTTGCGACATCGGAGGCTATGCCGGCGATGCTCTGCCCTCAGCACGGTTGCTGGCTGCAGCGAGCGGCTGCCTGATCACCCATCCCAACGTGATGAATGGGGCTTCGCTCTATTGGAGCGATTCCCGCGTGCACTATGTGGAGGGCTACGGCATCGATCGTTTCGCCGTGGGTGAGTGGGTCCTGCGACCGGTGCGGCGGCAGCGGATCGGTTTGCTCCTGGATGCCGGGATTGAAGCGGAGCTGGCCCAGCGTCAGATTCAGGTGGCTGAGGGCTGCCGCGCCAGCTTGGGTTTGGACATCGGCCCGGTGATTTCAACGGATACACCGCTCGAGGTGACGCTCGAGCGCGGTGCCAGTGGCGCCAGCTGGGGGCGATTGGGTTGTCCTGATGCCTTGCTGCGGGCCGGTGAACGGTTGAAGCAGGCGGGGGCGACGGCGATCGCCGTGGTGGCTCGCTTCCCGGAGGATCCGGAGAGTGAAGAGCTGGCCGCCTATCGCCAGGGCAGTGGTGTGGATGCATTGGCTGGTGCTGAAGCGGTGATCAGCCACCTGCTGGTGAAGCAATTGCAGATCCCCTGTGCCCATGCGCCAGCTTTGGACCCGTTGCCCTTGGATCCGCAGCTGGATCCGAGAGCGGCGGGTGAGGAGCTCGGCTACACCTTCCTGGCCTGTGTGCTGGTGGGGCTGAGCCGGGCACCGGATCTGGTGATCGGCGATAGGCAGCCTGGAGATCTCGATGCGGCGCAGTTGGGGGCGGTTGTGGTGCCCGATGGGGCCTTGGGGGGAGAAGCGGTGCTGGCTTGTCTGGCACGGAATGTTCCGCTGATCACGGTGGAGAACCCATCGGTGCTGTCGGTCACGGCCGAGCGGTTGGGGCTTGGCGGGTCTGTTCTGCAAGCGCGCAGCTACGCCGAAGCGGCTGGCTTGTTAACAGCGCTGCGGGAAGGATTGAATCCGGCATCCCTGGGCCGCCCATTGCCTGCGTTGCAACGGTTGGATTGA
- a CDS encoding TIGR02466 family protein has protein sequence MLQHHRLFPTVVSTAQLSIDPLQQAIVLKELLALRGDAEGNPSDGCAWTGDLHGVWQLHRHPSFSALAQQVALHARTYLDETGFAKDQVALHLQRCWPVISEWDQAIGRHHHPNAHLSAVLYLTGSGSGAEGALRLHAMHQPNELVSGLAVGYGGPIVEDHPMNQSHWDLAPRPGLLVLFPSSLHHSVLPNADPDELRCSISFDFVLTAPEQGGSPEYLAPHPSQWASQ, from the coding sequence GTGCTTCAGCATCATCGGTTGTTTCCCACGGTGGTCTCCACGGCTCAGCTGTCGATCGATCCTCTGCAGCAAGCCATCGTGCTTAAGGAGCTGTTGGCTTTGCGTGGTGATGCTGAAGGCAATCCCAGCGATGGATGTGCTTGGACAGGAGATCTCCATGGTGTGTGGCAGCTGCATCGGCATCCATCTTTTTCGGCGCTAGCGCAACAGGTGGCGCTCCATGCCAGGACGTATCTCGATGAAACTGGATTTGCAAAGGACCAAGTTGCGCTGCATTTGCAGCGTTGCTGGCCAGTGATCAGTGAATGGGATCAGGCGATCGGGCGGCACCATCATCCGAATGCCCATCTGAGTGCTGTGCTCTATCTCACAGGCAGTGGTTCAGGTGCGGAGGGTGCACTTCGTTTGCATGCGATGCATCAACCGAATGAGTTGGTGTCTGGCTTGGCGGTGGGCTACGGCGGTCCGATTGTTGAAGACCACCCGATGAACCAGTCCCACTGGGATCTGGCTCCACGACCGGGTTTGCTCGTGCTCTTTCCATCGAGCCTTCACCACAGTGTGTTGCCGAATGCCGACCCCGATGAGCTGCGTTGTTCGATCAGTTTTGATTTCGTGCTGACAGCTCCCGAGCAGGGTGGTTCTCCGGAGTACTTGGCACCTCACCCCAGCCAATGGGCATCTCAGTGA
- a CDS encoding DUF1254 domain-containing protein, with protein sequence MPSAPAPLTGGQAANSSIPTFYKAIYTSSKQILGPYNPLPRIQKASNSYIASVCAYVWGLPLQQFWEKQGLYTTQTAEGGKPINTFFIGNSINQTSTIVTPNTQVLYTNAFLDLSNQILEVEYPTPEDGTYTLIQVIDPYTNVQFSDGSAYQTSPEGTSSQTFFWSGAGDIILEKAKTIDGAIGIASPQAWILGRTEVDPYQTPDGETEAVTPYQQTNMGAGLDLASSYAINKSFDITTVVKDESTYTIPTSLVSQEENSANDFFTQLSNAVYSNSTNTYYSGITNGELNTSGTLYDQSALFNQFGAGTYSIGLTAAADNSGFKAASTDIRNGYRDAKDVASRISSANTDESTNYWLINTTLGQYKPTYALRGSNWLTGAAVAAVGLGANIAADGTYPQTYQDGEGNLLDGSEDYSISFEQSSLPPINTPGSWSITAYNSNNEIITDTNNSFYIEANDPSATIANNVYALGSVQFPELNETNSTSFALTLSSSSPTTASSEQNRLPTPNSGTFNLVMRLYNPKPANTAAPSNSILSQNNPWIPPSVEHLTTTTNGPLRHSRIHLDKNGDLQPSMQEPGLTSDQNGQYASSQLGGRGTLVLKGGMDQLTGEKLKGRLLATGNAEVISPATTVDWGLKQAGFTKKRRDQLMDQLIGNIHNEITGESFTRKSKRQHRSTEIAPHQVARSDHKQAVALAKSMAIANAYLGEALSMQWKACKREPNNRPTTMQYAKKVIKFSKKLEENLSQHPDQLTEILLNNSLPLHNTKLKANLIDSSNHSTSMDYYELINFIAESSTS encoded by the coding sequence ATGCCAAGCGCACCGGCCCCGCTCACAGGAGGACAAGCGGCAAACAGCTCTATACCAACCTTCTACAAAGCAATCTACACATCGTCAAAGCAAATTTTAGGTCCATACAATCCTCTCCCAAGAATCCAAAAGGCATCAAACAGCTATATCGCAAGCGTATGCGCCTACGTTTGGGGGCTGCCACTGCAACAATTCTGGGAGAAACAGGGGCTTTACACCACACAAACCGCGGAGGGCGGAAAACCAATCAATACGTTTTTTATCGGCAATTCGATTAACCAGACATCGACGATTGTCACCCCTAATACACAGGTGTTGTACACCAATGCCTTTCTAGATTTATCCAATCAGATTCTGGAGGTCGAATACCCAACACCAGAAGACGGAACATACACACTGATTCAGGTCATCGACCCATACACGAATGTGCAATTCAGCGATGGATCGGCTTACCAGACATCACCCGAAGGCACATCATCTCAGACGTTTTTCTGGTCGGGGGCCGGCGACATCATCCTGGAAAAGGCCAAAACCATTGATGGAGCAATTGGAATCGCCAGCCCCCAAGCGTGGATTCTGGGACGAACTGAAGTGGATCCATACCAAACCCCTGACGGCGAGACAGAAGCAGTAACGCCATACCAACAGACAAACATGGGTGCTGGCTTGGATCTTGCATCGAGCTATGCAATCAACAAGTCATTCGACATCACAACTGTCGTCAAAGATGAATCGACATACACAATCCCAACATCACTCGTCAGCCAGGAAGAAAACAGCGCAAATGACTTCTTCACCCAACTCTCCAACGCCGTTTACAGCAACAGCACAAACACCTACTACTCAGGCATCACCAATGGTGAACTAAACACCTCGGGCACTCTCTACGACCAATCAGCCCTTTTTAACCAGTTCGGAGCTGGTACCTATTCCATCGGCCTAACAGCAGCAGCCGACAACTCTGGCTTCAAAGCAGCGTCAACAGACATCAGAAATGGATATCGAGATGCCAAAGATGTCGCGAGTAGAATCAGCAGCGCTAACACAGACGAATCTACAAATTACTGGTTAATCAACACGACCCTGGGGCAATACAAACCAACATATGCTCTTCGAGGCAGCAACTGGCTGACCGGCGCCGCCGTAGCCGCTGTTGGCCTCGGCGCAAACATCGCAGCGGATGGCACCTATCCCCAAACCTATCAAGACGGAGAAGGCAACCTTCTCGACGGCTCTGAGGATTACAGCATCAGTTTTGAACAATCCTCTCTACCTCCTATCAACACTCCGGGATCGTGGTCAATCACGGCATACAACAGCAACAATGAAATTATTACTGACACAAACAACTCATTTTACATCGAAGCAAACGATCCAAGCGCAACCATCGCCAACAATGTCTATGCACTGGGATCTGTTCAATTCCCTGAATTAAACGAAACGAACAGCACGTCTTTCGCACTCACACTTTCATCCAGCTCACCCACAACAGCGTCAAGCGAACAAAACAGACTGCCCACACCAAACAGCGGAACGTTCAACCTGGTGATGCGGCTCTACAACCCAAAACCTGCTAACACCGCAGCACCATCAAATTCAATCTTAAGCCAAAATAATCCATGGATCCCTCCTTCCGTGGAACATCTCACGACTACAACAAATGGGCCATTACGTCACAGCCGAATCCATCTCGACAAAAATGGAGACCTTCAACCTTCCATGCAAGAACCTGGATTGACCAGCGATCAAAATGGTCAATACGCCAGCAGCCAGCTCGGAGGCCGTGGAACACTTGTTCTCAAGGGCGGCATGGATCAACTGACGGGAGAAAAGCTGAAGGGGAGGTTGCTAGCAACAGGTAATGCGGAGGTAATTTCCCCAGCAACAACAGTGGATTGGGGGCTTAAGCAAGCAGGATTCACAAAGAAGAGACGAGATCAACTCATGGACCAATTGATCGGAAACATTCACAATGAAATAACAGGCGAATCATTCACACGAAAATCAAAACGACAGCATCGATCAACGGAGATAGCGCCACACCAAGTCGCTCGAAGCGACCACAAGCAGGCTGTTGCGCTCGCCAAGTCCATGGCAATCGCCAATGCCTATCTAGGCGAAGCCTTGAGCATGCAGTGGAAAGCCTGCAAAAGAGAACCTAACAATAGACCAACAACCATGCAATATGCCAAGAAAGTAATCAAATTCAGCAAAAAACTAGAAGAAAATCTCAGCCAGCATCCCGACCAATTAACGGAAATTTTACTCAATAATTCTCTACCTTTGCACAACACAAAACTGAAGGCAAATCTAATCGATTCAAGCAATCACTCCACATCAATGGACTACTATGAACTCATCAATTTTATCGCCGAATCGTCCACAAGCTAA